Proteins encoded in a region of the Candidatus Nanosynbacter sp. HMT-352 genome:
- a CDS encoding prepilin peptidase produces MIEFVLVGFLGAILGSFAGAQIWRLRARQLMEDKKAGEKVNQKELKKLSPLIKKISKDRSRCLSCGHELKWYDLIPVVSWAAGLGRCRYCKAFIGWMEILLELVMAGLFVASVVFWPGSLTDIWQVALLVLWLASLVLLAILFVYDLRWLLLPDVINIPFIILGAIFAGIKVCLSGDFSKSLMTLFGSIAILSGIYMVLYLFSKYRYGEDKTWIGFGDVKLGLGLGLFLGNWLLAFAALFIANLIGTLLVLPSMMRGKLQATSRICFGPLLIVGFLLAWFFSRQILEWGFLIV; encoded by the coding sequence ATGATTGAATTTGTATTAGTGGGATTTTTAGGGGCTATTTTAGGTAGTTTCGCCGGAGCGCAGATTTGGCGCTTGCGAGCTCGTCAATTGATGGAAGATAAAAAAGCTGGAGAAAAAGTCAACCAAAAGGAATTAAAGAAATTATCTCCATTGATAAAAAAAATTTCCAAAGATAGATCTCGCTGTTTATCTTGCGGACATGAGCTTAAGTGGTACGATTTGATTCCTGTGGTAAGTTGGGCTGCTGGACTGGGGCGGTGCAGATATTGCAAAGCATTTATCGGTTGGATGGAAATCTTGCTAGAGCTAGTGATGGCTGGATTATTCGTTGCATCCGTGGTTTTTTGGCCTGGATCATTGACGGATATCTGGCAAGTCGCGTTGCTGGTCTTGTGGTTAGCAAGTTTGGTGCTGCTGGCGATTTTATTTGTCTATGACCTCAGATGGCTACTTCTTCCAGATGTAATTAATATTCCGTTTATCATTCTTGGTGCTATTTTTGCAGGAATAAAAGTATGTCTATCTGGCGATTTCTCAAAAAGCTTGATGACGTTATTTGGGTCGATTGCGATTCTGAGCGGAATATATATGGTGCTATATTTATTCTCGAAATATCGTTACGGGGAAGATAAAACTTGGATTGGTTTTGGTGATGTTAAGCTTGGACTTGGATTGGGTTTGTTCTTAGGAAACTGGCTTTTAGCTTTTGCAGCTTTATTTATCGCAAATCTTATCGGCACGCTTCTTGTCTTGCCGTCAATGATGCGAGGAAAATTGCAAGCCACTTCACGGATATGCTTCGGTCCATTGCTTATCGTAGGGTTTTTACTCGCTTGGTTCTTTAGCCGACAAATTTTAGAGTGGGGCTTTCTTATTGTCTAA